The genomic interval caaactcaccgaGTATGATTAATCAACCTCAggatattaattaatatctttCAGGTCATGTCTGTTTATTTGGTACATATGAAAAGGTGACCTTACTAATTAGCCACCGAATAAATCAGTAGAATTATGATTCAttgttttattttgagaaatccCAAGAGCCAAAAAACACAGCAAACCTATCTAGAAATTCAGGCTGGCTAGCAACCTCGATCTATCAGAACCTAATTATCCAATTGGGGCGCAAAACTTCCCTTTTGATAATATACTTCACCTAGCTACCTGTTTTAGAATTTCTAGAAATTGTGAATGGTATTCCATCTTCGAATATCTTGTTTGATGTCTGATACTGTCAACTGTTCTATGTAAAGGGAGGTCTATTAAGGTTCAAATTTCACAAGTGAGAACAATTTTCTATGTACTCATTGCCACAATCTGCTCTTCTCGAGAAAAACTTACAATTTTCATTCCTAGCATCTTCATTTGCTTATATTGGCAAGATATAGCAACTTgcttacaagaaaaaaaaaaaaaaaaaacccgacgGCAAATTCTTATTAGCACTTGTATTAATGTCAAACATTCTTAACGTGACATACTGCAGAGCCTTCTGAGGTTATAttctgttgaggaataatctcacattgattGTGGACAAgatcttggacatgtttataagcaatgaacGATTCTCTCTTGTACAAccgattttatgaaatgagttaggcccatgaatttcttcatggtatcagagcctatcacaggacgaatgggggcccacactacttaccccatgacaaggaccagaaaaaattcTGActtgcacgtgagggagggtgttgaggaataatcccacattgactgtggacaaggtcttgagcatgtttataagcaatgagtaATCATTTCTTGTACAaccagttttatgagatgagttaggcctatgaatttcttcacagattataattaattaagaatataatgaAGTTGAACACAAACATCTGTGTTCCATCTTCTGACCACAGATATGTACACCAAGTTGTAGATCAATACAACTTGAATAAAACCatgaaataaaatcagaaatcTTTTGTCAATCTTCGGAGTCCAAGTTCGACAGATTCCATTTAATTAACGATCACACACTACTTTCACAGAGCTcttgaaagataaaaaataacaataacaactAGCTACATTTATCTCCAACAGACAGACAAACATATATACGTAAACAGAGAAAAGTTAAGAGGGAAAAAGATAATAACCTGTTCGACATCATCTCTATCGAAGTCTTCACGGGTTTGACTGCCGTAAATGCCCGCACCTTCAGCATCAACGCCACTTTTACCAAACTTGAACCAGCACTTTGCTCTAGAGCCATTGGAGGGTCCGATTCCATAGTGTCCGACCCACCCAAGCCTATTTCGGATGCCCAAAAACCGGGAGTGGAATTTGAACAAAGGAGGAGGACCAACGGAAGGCTTGAAGGTGAAGGATAAGTGGGTGATACATGGGATTGAGGCCATAGCTGAGTTTCCAGAGAATCTGAACGCAAAGTACTCTGCTTTACCACACCCTCGGCTCTATCCACTCGTCAAGCGGAGGAAGTAATGTTAGAGTGTGAgtcattatttttatgttttcttgcATATATGATCTTTGCCGTTCGATTAGTAGGCTATTTCAAGAATCATCGGTTCACTTTTGTTgacgttctttttttttttttctttttttttttttttttttatgaaagaatttattttgaaaatttaaattttataaatcaaatcttatataataagtgacgtaaattaaaatacacaccgatttaaaaataaaataaatttattttctatacaACCTGAGCTGCGAGCTTATAAAACTGTGATTATAAAATAGACAAGATTAATCTACAAGATTTACTATATTTGCTTTATATTAATATGTCATCAATCAAGTGAAGTGTCAATTGGGATGagattgagattaaaaaaaaaaaaattatactccaAAGTTGTTATTTATTGGCTTAAAAAGTTGATAAATGTGATGTTTGAGCCATACATTGCCATAGCAATACGGCATTGTTATTTGGTTTTTCTTTAACCATTTGACTCTGTTACCGGCAGTTCCGGCATCATCCCTTCCAACTTGCTCGCCATTTTACACTGACGATAGGAAAAACAAAGGTAAAAAGGTATTTCCATTTGCAGAAATGATAGGCGAGAGTTGGCAGTTACAAACTGGTCGTGCATGTTCATTTTTTTGAGTTTGACCAAGAACACAACCAACAATAAATGGTATTTCTTTCACCTTCTAATGAACAGTCCTTGGCAAGAGTACAATAGCACCTTTTCTGTTCAGCAAAACTGAAGGAATTAAACTCATTTTCCTTGCCAATCTAGAAATTAATGGACTTTACTTATCTCATAAAATTAGCTCTATAAGagaaaattattcattacttataaacatatctaagaccttgtccacagccaatgtgagattattcatcAACACCCTTCCTCAcatgcaggccagtattttttctggtccttgtcacgggataagtagtgtggACCCCCATTCATTCTGTGGCAGGCTAATGGACCttactcatctcataaaactgaTTCTACAATAGAgaattgctcattgcttataaacatgtctaagaccttatccacagccaatgtgaaattatttctcaacaaaCCTCACCTTTTTCATCTGCTTTTTTGTTGTTATGAGAGTCTGAACTTATCCACCGCCCATCTTAAATATATTGGCGCAGTTGGCTTACCAAATTCTGAGGTagtttcttctttcatttactCCTTTTACCAAGCCGGTTTAATGAGAACCAAGAACTTGAAtgttcctaaaaataaaaaataaaaaatgaatttaatttctttacatGGTATGTAGAATGAACTTcgatgatcatgtcattcctgTGACAGTTTTAGAACTGCAATAGAAAGCCACACACAGAAACACAGGATGGCAGAAGAAATCCTCTAAACGTCCTCTCTCTACCAGAAGGCAGAAAGTACTCAAGTTGCTTCACCCAAGTGAGtagcattttcttcttttgccttGAAGGCATGGAAAGAAAATAACAGCTT from Juglans regia cultivar Chandler chromosome 2, Walnut 2.0, whole genome shotgun sequence carries:
- the LOC108983846 gene encoding protein LHCP TRANSLOCATION DEFECT, with product MASIPCITHLSFTFKPSVGPPPLFKFHSRFLGIRNRLGWVGHYGIGPSNGSRAKCWFKFGKSGVDAEGAGIYGSQTREDFDRDDVEQYFNYMGMLAVEGSYDKMDALLSQNIHPVDIILMMAASEGDKPKIEELLRAGASYKVKDADGRTALDRAASDEIKDFILSFSVQKA